One genomic region from Sphingobacterium multivorum encodes:
- a CDS encoding YoaK family protein — MFRHQGRGRNYIHNLKLASILSCVAGLVNITGVLAVSTLTTNVTGHFAFFSEQLILMNYKMALIYLLYIAFFLMGATVSGFIVELASKKKSHNAYIIPICMESIILINVGLLPALFKAGPTLPTIISFALLFAMGLQNALVTKVSQSVVRTTHLTGLFTDLGIEISQLLFYREIAEKVKLHKSIFLKLMIIGGFFIGGVIGGFMFQYFKLKTLLLPASMLLFALWYDHILLKFYHLKRSLRPDE, encoded by the coding sequence ATGTTTAGGCATCAAGGGAGAGGAAGGAATTATATTCATAATTTAAAGTTAGCCTCTATTTTATCTTGTGTTGCGGGTTTGGTCAATATTACAGGTGTTCTTGCCGTTAGCACTTTAACAACGAATGTCACAGGTCACTTCGCATTTTTTTCAGAACAGTTGATTTTAATGAATTATAAGATGGCTTTGATTTATCTGTTATACATTGCTTTCTTTTTAATGGGAGCTACCGTTTCAGGTTTTATTGTAGAATTAGCTTCAAAAAAGAAATCACATAACGCTTATATCATTCCAATTTGTATGGAGTCTATTATCTTAATTAATGTAGGACTGCTCCCAGCTTTATTTAAAGCAGGGCCAACGTTACCAACCATAATTTCATTTGCCCTGCTTTTTGCTATGGGACTTCAGAATGCCCTGGTAACGAAGGTGTCACAATCAGTTGTCAGAACGACGCATTTGACGGGATTGTTTACTGATCTTGGTATTGAAATCTCGCAGTTACTTTTTTATAGAGAAATTGCTGAAAAAGTGAAATTACACAAAAGTATCTTTCTTAAGTTGATGATTATTGGAGGCTTTTTTATTGGGGGAGTTATAGGCGGCTTTATGTTTCAATATTTTAAACTGAAAACATTATTGTTACCGGCTAGTATGCTTTTATTTGCCTTATGGTATGACCATATTCTACTTAAGTTTTATCATTTGAAGCGAAGCTTAAGACCGGATGAATAG